The following proteins come from a genomic window of Salvia hispanica cultivar TCC Black 2014 chromosome 4, UniMelb_Shisp_WGS_1.0, whole genome shotgun sequence:
- the LOC125221088 gene encoding uncharacterized protein LOC125221088, producing MANGTQYNRAYYLADGIYPRWPVFVKTIRQPVGPKQFYFAAKQESARKNVERAFGVLQARWAILRCPIRQWHENDVASIMYACIILHNMIIDDEGYSAENWAPEEGASTSHGIATAPLQMGVPRSNAYLIQRFADMRRETSHTTLQADMIEEVWNRRGGRGRA from the coding sequence GGGCATACTACTTAGccgatgggatataccctcgttGGCCCGTGTTTGTCAAGACTATCCGGCAGCCGGTTGGGCCGAAACAATTCTATTTCGCGGCCAAACAAGAGAGtgctagaaagaatgttgagCGTGCTTTTGGTGTCCTCCAAGCGCGATGGGCCATTCTACGGTGCCCGATTCGACAATGGCACGAAAATGATGTCGCCTCCAttatgtatgcatgtatcatattgcacaatatgataatagatGACGAAGGATATTCTGCAGAGAACTGGGCACCGGAAGAGGGTGCTAGTACGAGTCACGGTATTGCAACCGCCCCACTGCAGATGGGTGTACCGCGTAGTAATGCATACTTGATCCAACGGTTCGCCGATATGCGGAGGGAAACATCACATACGACACTGCAGGCTGATATGATCGAAGAGGTTTGGAATCGTAGGGGAGGAAGGGGTAGAGCGTGA